In a single window of the Streptomyces sp. NBC_00353 genome:
- a CDS encoding immunity 49 family protein — MVTHIPRHDFRTDNAAATMAPIIKAAEEVLDDLETSEFDRFDALGYTLAAAAWHCLTDPMATEFPTWEAWVTAMQVGSALFISGTAAEGPVPCHIGNRGEVKNLPATGPQDYLHAGDWLTSFYLATICRENERLNQLAQVPISFLRESGAEFDEYIYAWVETLQNAWFGRRETWDTLVTAVNGTAPERAQVAGKELMLKILYPPLELFHRYQRQDAEKFNAALVDALTCHKEYWTANEARSLSGEGLVALAPLAIACMAHDAGIPIEIESEYLPKALLQGNWVGEYDT, encoded by the coding sequence GTGGTCACGCACATTCCCCGCCACGACTTCCGCACGGACAACGCGGCTGCAACCATGGCGCCGATCATCAAGGCCGCCGAAGAGGTGCTCGACGATCTTGAGACGTCCGAGTTCGACCGCTTCGATGCCTTGGGCTACACCCTGGCTGCAGCGGCGTGGCACTGCTTGACGGACCCGATGGCCACGGAGTTCCCGACATGGGAGGCGTGGGTCACGGCCATGCAGGTCGGCTCCGCCCTGTTCATCTCAGGTACGGCGGCCGAAGGGCCCGTGCCGTGCCATATCGGCAACAGGGGCGAGGTGAAGAACCTGCCCGCGACCGGCCCACAGGATTACCTGCACGCGGGGGACTGGCTCACTTCCTTCTATCTGGCAACGATCTGCCGCGAAAACGAGCGTCTCAATCAGCTGGCGCAGGTGCCCATCTCGTTCCTTCGCGAGTCCGGCGCGGAGTTCGACGAGTACATCTACGCGTGGGTGGAAACCCTGCAGAACGCCTGGTTCGGGCGGCGGGAAACCTGGGACACCCTGGTCACGGCGGTCAATGGAACCGCCCCCGAGAGGGCACAGGTCGCCGGCAAAGAGCTGATGCTGAAGATCCTTTATCCGCCACTGGAGCTCTTCCACCGCTACCAGCGACAGGACGCCGAGAAGTTCAACGCGGCGCTGGTCGACGCTCTCACCTGTCACAAGGAGTACTGGACCGCCAACGAGGCGCGTTCTCTGAGTGGCGAAGGCCTGGTCGCTCTCGCCCCACTGGCCATCGCCTGTATGGCCCATGACGCCGGTATTCCGATCGAGATCGAGTCCGAATACCTGCCCAAGGCTCTCCTCCAGGGCAACTGGGTCGGCGAGTACGACACCTGA
- a CDS encoding immunity 49 family protein, which translates to MTISVPRHSEAGPNSAQWAELLGEGLAESIDRLEASPTMIDSAFRTALLHVEARCTVDPQAAELETWEAVVAAMQVGSALFAVTGATEGTVECRINREMRTLPAIGQRSFADAGNWLTAFWLAIVCRDQKRMTQLCQIPLDRLRSPEGEYDEYIYHWVDALQAYWLQRPGLVEKLVAAIEGSYPEAVSVTPRDLLQGVLYPPIGLFHRFARKDEQGFNQALVEALELHKAYWTADEDRAKDPDGRIALGPLALACLAHDGEIPLAVESAYLPKHLLQRSWLGEFPT; encoded by the coding sequence GTGACCATCTCTGTTCCCCGGCATAGTGAGGCGGGGCCCAACTCCGCGCAGTGGGCCGAACTTCTCGGCGAGGGCCTGGCCGAATCCATCGATCGGCTCGAAGCATCGCCGACCATGATCGACTCCGCGTTCCGTACCGCCCTTCTCCATGTGGAGGCGCGTTGCACGGTCGATCCGCAGGCCGCGGAGCTGGAAACATGGGAAGCGGTGGTCGCCGCAATGCAGGTGGGGTCGGCGCTGTTCGCCGTGACGGGGGCGACCGAGGGGACCGTCGAGTGCCGCATCAATCGTGAGATGCGGACTCTCCCGGCCATCGGGCAGCGTTCGTTCGCCGACGCGGGAAACTGGCTGACGGCGTTCTGGCTGGCGATCGTGTGCCGTGACCAGAAGAGGATGACGCAGCTGTGTCAGATTCCGCTGGATCGTCTGCGTTCGCCCGAGGGAGAGTACGACGAGTACATCTACCACTGGGTGGATGCTCTGCAGGCGTACTGGCTACAGCGTCCTGGCCTGGTGGAGAAGCTGGTGGCTGCGATCGAAGGGTCCTATCCCGAAGCGGTCTCGGTCACTCCCCGGGATCTGCTCCAGGGAGTTCTGTACCCGCCGATCGGCCTGTTCCACCGCTTCGCACGGAAGGACGAGCAGGGTTTCAACCAGGCTCTGGTGGAGGCGCTTGAACTGCACAAGGCGTACTGGACGGCTGACGAGGACCGGGCCAAGGATCCCGATGGTCGTATCGCTCTGGGCCCTCTTGCCCTGGCCTGCCTCGCTCACGACGGCGAGATCCCTCTCGCAGTGGAGTCCGCCTACCTGCCCAAGCACCTCCTGCAACGCAGCTGGCTCGGCGAGTTCCCCACCTGA
- a CDS encoding toxin-antitoxin system YwqK family antitoxin, translated as MAGVQDGPSREWYKDGTLRSEGTARMGLPVGVSKEWHPNGTLAAERVFAEDGLTLLADHQWDEKGRPTKNWRKGER; from the coding sequence GTGGCCGGCGTGCAGGACGGTCCCAGCCGTGAGTGGTACAAGGACGGCACGCTCAGATCCGAGGGAACAGCCCGCATGGGGCTTCCTGTAGGGGTTTCCAAAGAGTGGCACCCGAACGGCACGCTCGCCGCTGAGCGCGTGTTCGCCGAAGACGGGTTGACCTTGCTGGCGGATCACCAGTGGGACGAAAAGGGTCGGCCCACGAAGAACTGGCGCAAGGGCGAGAGATAA
- the eccD gene encoding type VII secretion integral membrane protein EccD — MTSRAQLSRVTLVGERRRADIVLPSDTPIGQLLPDILQLLDDRAASRPMTRQLITSDGSALPHDSTLSSAEIADGAVLRLVRAHSAPPAPVVHDVTDLVADDLDLQAWRWRPAARRASAGVATVAFAVIAALLARREFALDALAGALVAVTLLLLVAGALVARIGQGNRGLATALLLASGGLGILTAWTAADAYDWSGTARLAAVAGALVLVLLLLGYFSPLGRGGLIGAVATAAITVVWEAVAAVQDDLSRLGAVMAVFSVVLLGLLPRLALMASGLTALDDRRSGGVSVSRHQVGNALAATHRGLALATTVTAVSAAAGGWLLTQAQTPTVWTAALPALVALVLLSRARAFPLVAEVVALIAAAAVLVVRLVMVWMQHSGGAGPLAVLCAAAVLPLLVLAVQPPEHVQVRLRRMADLVESIGVVGLFPLAVGAFGVYGQLLNKF, encoded by the coding sequence ATGACTTCCCGGGCTCAGCTGAGCCGGGTGACCCTGGTGGGCGAGCGACGCCGGGCCGACATCGTCCTGCCGTCCGACACACCGATCGGCCAACTGCTCCCGGACATATTGCAGTTGCTGGACGACCGGGCCGCATCGCGCCCGATGACACGCCAGTTGATCACATCGGACGGCTCCGCGCTGCCGCACGACAGCACCCTGTCCTCGGCCGAGATCGCGGACGGCGCCGTACTCCGGCTGGTCCGGGCCCACTCCGCGCCGCCCGCCCCCGTCGTGCACGACGTCACCGATCTGGTGGCCGACGACCTCGACCTCCAGGCGTGGCGCTGGCGTCCCGCCGCCCGCCGGGCCAGCGCGGGCGTGGCGACCGTGGCATTCGCGGTGATCGCGGCACTGCTCGCCCGCCGTGAGTTCGCGCTCGACGCCCTCGCGGGCGCGCTCGTCGCCGTCACACTCCTCCTCCTGGTGGCCGGCGCGCTCGTCGCCAGGATCGGTCAGGGCAACCGCGGCCTCGCGACCGCCCTGCTGCTCGCCTCCGGCGGCCTCGGCATCCTCACCGCCTGGACCGCCGCGGACGCCTACGACTGGTCGGGAACCGCACGGCTCGCGGCCGTCGCGGGCGCGCTCGTCCTCGTACTGCTGCTGCTCGGCTACTTCTCACCGCTCGGCCGCGGCGGACTCATCGGGGCCGTGGCGACCGCCGCGATCACCGTGGTGTGGGAAGCCGTCGCCGCCGTCCAGGACGACCTGTCCCGGCTCGGCGCCGTCATGGCCGTCTTCTCCGTGGTGCTGCTCGGACTGCTGCCCCGGCTCGCGCTGATGGCCTCCGGGCTGACCGCACTCGACGACCGTCGCTCCGGCGGCGTCTCCGTCAGCCGCCACCAGGTGGGCAACGCGCTCGCGGCCACCCACCGCGGCCTCGCTCTCGCGACGACGGTCACCGCCGTCTCCGCGGCGGCCGGCGGCTGGCTGCTCACCCAGGCGCAGACACCGACCGTGTGGACCGCGGCGCTCCCCGCACTCGTGGCCCTCGTACTGCTCTCCCGGGCCCGGGCCTTCCCGCTGGTCGCCGAGGTCGTGGCGCTCATCGCCGCCGCCGCGGTCCTCGTCGTACGCCTCGTCATGGTGTGGATGCAGCACTCCGGAGGCGCCGGGCCGCTCGCCGTGCTGTGCGCGGCCGCGGTCCTGCCGCTGCTCGTCCTGGCGGTACAGCCGCCCGAGCACGTGCAGGTCCGCCTGCGGCGCATGGCCGACCTGGTCGAGTCCATCGGCGTCGTGGGGCTCTTCCCGCTCGCCGTCGGGGCGTTCGGCGTGTACGGACAGCTGCTCAACAAGTTCTGA
- the eccCa gene encoding type VII secretion protein EccCa — protein MSTRLIHRPARTTRPAPPSEARTIEAPPNLPEGKSGNIAMSLLPVAGVMSSVVMMTVVRNSQFAGLGAIILVVTVIGSVALVFSQRGKAQRTRRTQREAYLAYLEDLREELSGEERERRERTEILTPPPDALYDIVRDPARLWERRRLDGDFLRVRVGTGEMPVRDLKVAQQGSSVLSPPDRFMLNEASALMSRFRTGTELPLTVPLDRVGNVSVIGPREDCLRVARALLVQTAATHAPDDVAMALAVPGDRLADWEWAKWMPHLLDPEQLDGPVAARRIAPSAPQLARQIGAELRRRASYAAEVRRGLSGKDALSMTSRLLVVADGHGEDAVDLPCPDDAVGLREMSVTMLHLLEQRVQEPGHVGVRITVDGDRVVIEDLREQEPISAHGTVDEVSIPFAEGLARMLAPLRLAAESLVDAPLSGPVDFADLLGIDDVAQLDLARLWAPRGERSFLRVPIGVSDAREPVLLDLKESSELGMGPHGLCVGATGSGKSELLRTLVLALVATHPPEDLALVLVDYKGGATFAPFADLPHVAGVITNLENQAGLVERVHASLAGEVKRRQQVLKDAGNVADIGDYAALRSDRRPDLDPLPHLFVVIDEFGELLTAKPDFIDLFLSIGRIGRSIGVHLLLSSQRIEGGKLKGLDTYLSYRLGLRTFSADESRTVLDTTDAFHLPPLPGFGYLKVDTSHYERFKASYVSGAYRGPVQRAEEVETGPLALEYEAFNTLAKKESSGEQEPTVRRRETGPTEMGVIVGQLENAAGPVRRIWLPPLPDAIALDKVAGPLDVGPRGMQLAKRSGPLRVPLGLLDDPTKQWQGQWYLDLTVAGGHAAVIGGPQSGKTTLLRTLALSIALTHTPQEVGVYGLDLVGGGLQALADLPHVGGVAGRADRERAGRTVEEVRNALAAREELFREHGIDSVEQLRTLHAAGRLPQLASAEIVLIIDGFGALRDDFEELDDAVVDILKRGGGYGIHVVAGMLRWNDVRIATQSNFGTRVELRLNDPSESSIDRKLAQTLSPDEPGRILTDSKLFAQVALPRTDGLPDTSDLGAVLERTARTVRATWSGDVAQPVRVLPHVLEPHLLPGPVAEPKRVPIGLDQTALAPVLLDLFHHDQHLLIMGDSECGKTNLLKTVAGGLIERYSEDELVFAVMDPRRGLRGAIPEEFRGGYAYNAKMCAGLAAGIATELEKRLPDDSADTEDLEPGSWGSGPRIVVLVDDYDVLTTAGLAPLAPFLPYIPSAVDIGLHFVLTRRVAGASRGMYEPLMQGLRESGASAILMAGDRSEGQLFPGVYATQQPAGRGVLIRRGQSNRLIQTVYTAG, from the coding sequence ATGAGTACCCGACTGATCCACCGCCCGGCGAGGACCACCCGGCCCGCGCCCCCCTCCGAGGCACGCACCATCGAGGCGCCGCCGAACCTCCCCGAGGGGAAGTCGGGCAACATCGCGATGTCGCTGCTGCCCGTCGCCGGTGTCATGTCGTCCGTCGTGATGATGACCGTCGTACGCAACAGTCAGTTCGCCGGGCTCGGCGCAATCATCCTCGTCGTCACCGTCATCGGCTCCGTCGCGCTCGTCTTCTCCCAGCGCGGCAAGGCCCAGCGCACCCGCCGCACCCAGCGCGAGGCCTATCTCGCCTATCTGGAGGACCTGCGCGAGGAACTCTCCGGCGAGGAACGCGAACGACGCGAACGCACCGAGATCCTCACGCCGCCGCCGGACGCCCTGTACGACATAGTCCGCGACCCGGCCCGGCTGTGGGAGCGCCGCCGCCTCGACGGCGACTTCCTGCGGGTCCGCGTCGGCACCGGCGAAATGCCCGTACGCGATCTGAAGGTCGCCCAGCAGGGCTCCTCGGTCCTCTCCCCGCCCGACCGCTTCATGCTCAACGAGGCGTCGGCGCTGATGTCCCGGTTCCGCACCGGCACCGAACTCCCGCTCACCGTCCCGCTCGACCGCGTCGGCAACGTCAGCGTGATCGGGCCCCGCGAGGACTGCCTGCGCGTCGCCCGCGCCCTGCTCGTCCAGACCGCCGCCACCCACGCCCCCGACGACGTGGCGATGGCCCTCGCCGTACCCGGCGACCGGCTCGCCGACTGGGAGTGGGCCAAGTGGATGCCGCATCTGCTCGACCCCGAGCAGCTCGACGGCCCTGTCGCCGCCCGCCGTATCGCCCCGTCCGCACCCCAGCTCGCCCGGCAGATCGGAGCGGAGCTGCGCCGCCGCGCCTCGTACGCGGCCGAGGTGCGCCGCGGCCTGTCCGGCAAGGACGCCCTGTCCATGACGTCCCGTCTGCTCGTCGTCGCCGACGGGCACGGCGAGGACGCCGTGGACCTGCCCTGCCCCGACGACGCGGTGGGCCTGCGCGAGATGAGCGTCACGATGCTGCACCTGCTCGAACAGCGGGTACAGGAGCCCGGACACGTCGGCGTACGCATCACCGTCGACGGCGACCGGGTGGTCATCGAGGACCTGCGCGAACAGGAACCGATCAGCGCCCACGGCACCGTGGACGAGGTCAGCATCCCGTTCGCCGAGGGTCTGGCCCGGATGCTGGCACCGCTGCGGCTCGCCGCCGAGTCCCTCGTCGACGCCCCGCTGTCCGGACCCGTCGACTTCGCCGACCTGCTCGGCATCGACGACGTCGCGCAGCTCGACCTCGCACGCCTGTGGGCGCCGCGCGGCGAACGCTCCTTCCTGCGCGTGCCGATCGGTGTCAGCGACGCCCGCGAGCCGGTGCTCCTCGACCTCAAGGAGTCCTCCGAGCTCGGCATGGGCCCGCACGGCCTGTGCGTCGGCGCCACCGGTTCCGGAAAGTCGGAGCTGCTGCGCACCCTCGTCCTCGCCCTGGTCGCCACCCACCCGCCGGAGGACCTCGCGCTCGTCCTCGTCGACTACAAGGGCGGTGCGACGTTCGCACCGTTCGCCGACCTGCCGCACGTCGCCGGTGTCATCACCAACCTGGAGAACCAGGCCGGTCTCGTCGAGCGCGTCCACGCCTCGCTCGCCGGTGAGGTCAAGCGCCGCCAGCAGGTCCTCAAGGACGCGGGCAACGTCGCCGACATCGGTGACTACGCCGCCCTGCGTTCCGACAGGCGACCCGACCTGGACCCGCTGCCGCACCTGTTCGTCGTCATCGACGAGTTCGGCGAACTCCTCACCGCCAAGCCGGACTTCATCGACCTGTTCCTGTCCATCGGACGCATCGGCCGCTCCATCGGTGTGCACCTGCTGCTGTCCAGCCAGCGCATCGAGGGCGGCAAGCTCAAGGGCCTGGACACCTACCTCTCGTACCGGCTCGGCCTGCGCACCTTCTCCGCCGACGAGTCCCGCACGGTCCTGGACACCACGGACGCCTTCCACCTGCCGCCGCTGCCCGGCTTCGGCTACCTCAAGGTCGACACCAGCCACTACGAGCGTTTCAAGGCGAGCTACGTCTCCGGTGCCTACCGCGGCCCCGTACAGCGCGCGGAAGAGGTGGAGACCGGGCCGCTCGCCCTCGAGTACGAGGCGTTCAACACCCTCGCGAAGAAGGAGAGTTCCGGCGAGCAGGAGCCGACCGTACGGCGTCGCGAGACCGGGCCGACCGAGATGGGCGTCATCGTCGGACAGCTGGAGAACGCCGCCGGTCCCGTACGCCGCATCTGGCTGCCGCCGCTGCCCGACGCCATCGCCCTGGACAAGGTCGCCGGCCCGCTCGACGTCGGCCCGCGCGGCATGCAGCTGGCCAAGCGGAGCGGACCACTCCGAGTTCCGCTCGGTCTGCTCGACGACCCCACCAAACAGTGGCAGGGCCAGTGGTACCTGGACCTCACGGTCGCGGGCGGCCACGCCGCCGTCATCGGCGGCCCGCAGTCCGGCAAGACCACCCTGCTGCGCACACTCGCCCTGTCGATCGCACTGACCCACACCCCGCAGGAAGTCGGCGTCTACGGCCTCGACCTCGTCGGCGGCGGCCTCCAGGCACTGGCGGACCTGCCGCACGTCGGCGGCGTCGCAGGCCGCGCCGACCGCGAACGCGCCGGACGCACCGTCGAAGAAGTACGCAACGCACTCGCCGCCCGCGAGGAACTCTTCCGCGAACACGGCATCGACTCCGTCGAGCAGCTGCGCACCCTGCACGCCGCAGGCCGGCTGCCCCAGCTGGCCTCCGCCGAGATCGTGCTCATCATCGACGGCTTCGGCGCACTCCGCGACGACTTCGAGGAGCTCGACGACGCCGTCGTCGACATCCTCAAGCGCGGCGGCGGCTACGGCATCCATGTCGTCGCAGGCATGCTCCGCTGGAACGACGTCCGCATCGCCACCCAGTCGAACTTCGGCACCCGCGTCGAGCTGCGCCTCAACGACCCCAGCGAGTCCAGCATCGACCGCAAGCTCGCCCAGACCCTGTCGCCCGACGAGCCCGGCCGCATCCTCACCGACAGCAAACTCTTCGCACAGGTCGCGCTCCCCCGTACGGACGGGCTCCCCGACACGTCCGACCTCGGCGCCGTCCTGGAACGGACGGCCCGCACCGTCCGCGCCACCTGGAGCGGTGACGTCGCCCAGCCCGTACGGGTCCTGCCGCACGTCCTGGAACCGCATCTGCTGCCCGGCCCGGTCGCCGAGCCCAAGCGGGTACCGATCGGCCTGGACCAAACAGCCCTCGCACCCGTCCTGCTCGACCTGTTCCACCACGACCAGCACCTGCTGATCATGGGCGACAGCGAGTGCGGCAAGACGAACCTGCTCAAAACCGTCGCCGGCGGACTCATCGAGCGCTACAGCGAGGACGAGCTGGTATTCGCCGTCATGGACCCGCGGCGCGGACTGCGCGGCGCGATCCCCGAGGAGTTCCGCGGCGGCTACGCGTACAACGCCAAGATGTGCGCCGGCCTCGCCGCCGGCATCGCCACCGAGCTGGAGAAACGGCTGCCCGACGACAGCGCGGACACCGAGGACCTGGAGCCCGGCAGCTGGGGCAGCGGTCCACGGATCGTGGTCCTCGTCGACGACTACGACGTACTGACCACCGCAGGGCTCGCCCCGCTCGCCCCCTTCCTGCCGTACATCCCCTCCGCGGTCGACATCGGGCTCCACTTCGTCCTGACCCGCCGCGTCGCGGGCGCCTCGCGCGGCATGTACGAGCCGCTGATGCAGGGCCTGCGGGAGTCCGGCGCCTCCGCGATCCTCATGGCGGGCGACCGCAGCGAAGGCCAGCTGTTCCCCGGGGTGTACGCCACCCAGCAGCCGGCCGGCCGCGGCGTGCTCATCCGCAGAGGCCAGTCGAACCGACTGATCCAGACCGTGTACACCGCCGGGTGA